One Atribacterota bacterium genomic window carries:
- a CDS encoding DNA translocase FtsK 4TM domain-containing protein — MANKDEKQSNIKKRILGIILILIAFYYLSALLFFPNWFFFSSVIIDLINRTVGIGKYLLFFLILIEGLILLLNIQIINYFYKIFGTTSLFLIILVFIHLGLIHIEYSYLLAKNGAGGGLFGFYIANYLNNYFGLTGAYLFLIAIGLISLLFITDVSFIYAIHYLFNKTVRLFSGIFNKLRVERMDAENTQKQDNTKTIITYYNEKDEPKRRSKPIFKKSIAENKKDIKTDSTVQAKIDFSNNIKIDNIIKDSKYIIPPTDLLNNVKEENRTKGQEKIKSSILLLQKTLDNFGIQGEVIGATQGPTVTRYEIQPAPGVKVSKITNLSNDIALAFAAAAVRIEAPIPGKNAIGIEVPNKEKDTVLLREIIESNDYKNNSYILPIALGKDIGGSNVIADLVDLPHLLIAGSTGSGKSVCLNSIILSLIYRFGPDMIKFVMVDPKRVELNVYNGIPHLILPIITNTKKVDKVLNWAISEMENRFKVFAEAGVRNLKGYHEYMKSIKSDEKQLPYIVIIIDELADLMMSSPVKIEESLCRLAQMTRATGIHLIIATQRPSVDIITGSIKINFPSRIAFAVSTQVDSRTILDVNGAEKLLGNGDMLFSPINASKPIRAQGSFVSEKEIKNIVSFLKNNTSGPEYQDNILESKISNGIESEEKKDEEEDELFEDAIDTIINNNQASISILQRKLRIGYTRAARLIDIMEEKKMIGPYDGRNPRKILLSKEEYISMKNNIHNENDE; from the coding sequence ATGGCAAATAAAGATGAAAAACAGTCTAACATAAAAAAAAGAATATTAGGCATAATATTAATATTAATTGCTTTTTACTACTTATCTGCTCTACTATTTTTCCCTAATTGGTTTTTCTTCTCTTCAGTAATAATAGATCTTATTAACAGAACTGTAGGAATTGGGAAATATTTACTTTTTTTTCTAATATTGATTGAAGGATTAATTCTATTATTAAATATTCAAATTATAAATTATTTTTATAAAATATTTGGTACCACTTCCTTATTTTTGATTATTTTGGTTTTTATCCACTTGGGATTAATTCATATTGAATATTCATATTTATTGGCAAAAAATGGTGCAGGAGGAGGCCTTTTTGGGTTTTATATTGCTAACTACTTGAATAATTACTTTGGATTAACCGGTGCATATCTATTTTTAATTGCAATTGGATTAATCTCTCTTTTATTTATAACAGATGTTTCTTTTATATATGCAATACACTATCTTTTCAATAAAACAGTTCGGTTATTTAGCGGTATTTTTAACAAATTGAGAGTAGAGAGAATGGATGCTGAAAATACTCAAAAACAAGATAATACTAAAACTATTATTACTTACTATAATGAAAAAGACGAGCCAAAAAGAAGATCCAAACCTATATTTAAAAAAAGCATTGCTGAAAATAAAAAAGATATAAAAACAGACTCAACCGTTCAAGCTAAAATTGATTTTTCAAATAATATCAAAATTGACAACATCATCAAAGACTCAAAATATATAATACCGCCAACTGACCTATTGAATAATGTTAAAGAAGAAAACAGAACAAAGGGACAAGAGAAGATAAAAAGCAGTATTCTATTGCTACAAAAAACATTAGATAATTTTGGTATTCAAGGTGAAGTAATAGGTGCAACCCAGGGTCCAACAGTAACAAGATATGAAATACAACCAGCCCCCGGAGTTAAAGTGTCAAAAATTACTAATCTCAGCAATGATATTGCATTGGCATTTGCTGCCGCTGCTGTTAGAATTGAAGCCCCAATTCCCGGCAAAAATGCAATTGGCATTGAAGTTCCAAATAAAGAAAAAGACACTGTTCTATTAAGAGAAATAATTGAGTCAAATGATTATAAAAACAACTCGTATATTTTGCCTATAGCTCTCGGTAAAGATATTGGTGGTAGTAACGTTATTGCTGATTTGGTTGACCTGCCACACTTGCTAATTGCAGGGTCTACTGGTTCAGGAAAAAGTGTTTGCCTTAATTCTATTATTTTAAGCTTAATTTATCGCTTCGGACCTGATATGATAAAATTTGTGATGGTTGACCCAAAAAGAGTAGAGTTAAATGTTTATAATGGAATACCTCATTTAATCCTACCTATTATAACTAATACAAAAAAGGTTGATAAAGTATTGAATTGGGCTATTTCAGAGATGGAAAACAGGTTTAAAGTGTTTGCAGAGGCAGGTGTTCGTAATTTAAAAGGATATCATGAATATATGAAGAGTATTAAATCTGATGAAAAGCAGCTACCTTATATTGTTATTATAATTGATGAACTTGCTGATTTAATGATGTCTTCTCCAGTAAAAATTGAAGAATCTTTATGTAGACTGGCGCAGATGACCAGAGCTACAGGAATCCATTTGATTATTGCTACTCAAAGACCATCTGTAGATATTATTACCGGGTCAATTAAGATTAATTTTCCTTCTAGAATAGCATTTGCTGTCTCAACACAAGTGGATTCAAGGACTATTCTGGATGTTAATGGAGCGGAAAAACTATTAGGTAATGGTGATATGCTTTTCTCCCCAATAAATGCATCTAAACCAATACGTGCTCAGGGTTCTTTTGTTTCTGAAAAGGAGATTAAAAATATTGTTTCCTTTTTGAAGAATAATACATCTGGCCCGGAGTATCAAGATAATATACTTGAAAGTAAAATAAGTAATGGAATAGAATCAGAAGAAAAAAAAGATGAGGAAGAGGATGAATTGTTTGAAGATGCCATTGATACCATTATAAATAACAACCAGGCTTCTATATCAATTTTACAAAGAAAATTAAGAATAGGATATACAAGAGCCGCCCGATTGATTGATATAATGGAAGAAAAGAAAATGATTGGGCCTTACGATGGCCGTAATCCTAGAAAAATACTATTATCTAAAGAAGAATATATTTCAATGAAAAATAATATTCATAATGAGAATGATGAATAA